The proteins below are encoded in one region of Silene latifolia isolate original U9 population chromosome 2, ASM4854445v1, whole genome shotgun sequence:
- the LOC141641098 gene encoding protein FAR1-RELATED SEQUENCE 5-like, translating to MAEVIDIVEVTNVQTSSSNSQGNQLLVTNAPNELPSNNVPGTPEVDFDNQIVGLPRCSAELKPALWMKFATLEEGIHFYEEYAKVCGFLTRDLNLVHKKMIMDNAHVNHGPVQTFRMFKQYVKGYKNVGASLQDFKKISRDVKKYIKECDAQMLIENFMQKKAMSPSFYFDFDVDDQSRITKLFWADPISIKNYALFGDVVSIDATYNFNKYKMVFVPFTGVDNHKGCVTFAAGLIRNENAESFSWLFQNFVMTMGDRYPITIITDQCRGIKKAVKGVFSDKTRHRLCMWHIMKKLPDKVGPSISQDTTFLKEINSVVWDVEITPEDFESKWNSIISSYELCDNK from the exons ATGGCAGAAGTTATAG ACATTGTAGAAGTTACTAATGTGCAAACGTCTTCAAGTAATTCACAAGGAAATCAGTTACTTGTCACTAATGCACCGAATGAACTTCCTTCCAACAATGTACCAG gcaCCCCAGAAGTTGATTTCGATAATCAAATAGTGGGATTGCCGAGATGCTCAGCAGAATTAAAACCAGCATTGTGGATGAAATTTGCAACTTTGGAAGAAGGCATACATTTTTATGAGGAATATGCCAAGGTTTGTGGGTTTCTTACTAG GGATTTAAACTTGgttcacaaaaaaatgataatGGATAATGCCCATGTAAACCATGGTCCTGTGCAAACATTTAGGATGTTCAAACAGTATGTGAAGGGCTACAAAAATGTGGGTGCTTCTTTACaagatttcaaaaaaatttcaagggATGTTAAGAAATACATCAAAGAATGTGATGCCCAGATGTTAATAGAGAACTTCATGCAAAAAAAGGCTATGTCTCCATCTTTCTATTTTGACTTTGATGTGGATGATCAAAGCAGAATAACTAAGCTTTTCTGGGCAGATCcaatatcaattaaaaattaTGCCCTTTTTGGTGATGTTGTTTCTATTGATGCCACTTATAACTTCAACAAATATAAAATGGTGTTTGTCCCTTTCACGGGTGTTGATAACCATAAAGGTTGCGTTACTTTTGCAGCGGGTTTGATACGAAACGAAAATGCAGAATCATTTTCGTGGTTGTTTCAAAATTTTGTAATGACTATGGGTGATCGCTATCCTATTACTATAATAACTGATCAATGTAGAGGCATCAAAAAAGCTGTTAAAGGTGTGTTTAGTGACAAAACACGCCACCGACTgtgtatgtggcatataatgaagaaGTTGCCTGACAAGGTTGGTCCATCGATTTCCCAAGACACGacttttttgaaggaaataaacTCAGTTGTTTGGGATGTAGAAATCACTCCAGAAGATTTTGAATCGAAATGGAATTCGATAATTTCCTCATATGAGCTTTGTGATAACAAGTAG
- the LOC141641099 gene encoding protein FAR-RED IMPAIRED RESPONSE 1-like, with protein sequence MDAQRWKYSKVIADDKNCYSKLTTPLLLEKQASEFYTIVIFHIFQVEVQAACYNCGHLPSPNSTGENDNISIIDREKDKEYKVDLSDNKFSCSCKMFERIGILCRHILWVLKDRGFDHITKEYLALRWSKCATSHPLSNVVGKTALADYVSIESRRNNISELWSEVFNAVSLVEDNVEHFDALFQLLRSFNEKLIISVKSGKSKDKKAEIEMFLGSKIATEVTVLPPEKCNNN encoded by the coding sequence ATGGATGCTCAGAGATGGAAATATTCTAAGGTAATAGCTGATGATAAGAACTGTTATTCAAAATTGACAACCCCTCTCCTTTTAGAAAAGCAAGCTTCTGAATTTTACACAATCGTTATATTTCATATTTTCCAAGTAGAAGTCCAAGCAGCATGTTATAATTGTGGCCATTTACCATCACCAAATTCAACTGGAGAGAATGATAATATTTCAATAATTGATCGTGAGAAAGACAAGGAATACAAAGTTGATTTAAGTGATAATAAGTTTTCTTGTTCTTGTAAGAtgtttgaaagaattgggatacTCTGTAGGCACATTTTATGGGTGTTGAAAGATAGGGGATTTGATCATATAACTAAAGAGTATTTAGCACTTAGATGGAGTAAATGTGCAACCTCCCACCCTCTTTCTAATGTTGTTGGAAAAACTGCACTAGCTGATTATGTGTCAATCGAAAGTCGCCGGAACAATATAAGTGAATTATGGTCGGAGGTATTTAATGCAGTCTCACTTGTTGAGGATAATGTGGAACATTTTGATGCGCTATTTCAATTGCTCCGGAGTTTCAATGAAAAGTTGATTATTTCAGTTAAGTCGGGCAAGTCAAAAGATAAGAAAGCTGAGATTGAGATGTTTCTTGGGTCAAAAATTGCAACTGAAGTTACTGTATTACCACCAGAGAAGTGCAATAATAATTGA